Genomic DNA from Gallaecimonas pentaromativorans:
AAAGTTAAGGTGCCCGGAGCAAATCTCGGGGTTAACCACCAGCGCCACCTTGGCGTTGCCGGAGCGCAACAGGCCGGCGGCGGTGGCAATGCCGAAAGTGGCAGAAGAGCAGGCCACGTTCATGTCAAAGGCAAAGCCCTTGGCACCGATAAAGTGCTGCAGCTCCACCGACATCGCAGGGTAAGCGCGCTGAGTGTTGGAGGCGGCGCAGATGATGAGATCCACTTCCTCAGGCTCGCGGCCGGCGGCTTTAAGGGCCTGATCGGCGGCGTGCATGGCCATTTCCACCATCACCGAGGGCTGGTCGTTACTGCGCTCGGGGATAAGGGGCATCATCACTTCCGGGTCGAGGATACCGTCCTTGCTGACCACATAACGGCTCTTGATGCCGGAGGCCTTATTGATAAATTCAACGCTGGAATGGGCCAAGCCCTGCAGTTGCCCGGCTTCAATGGCGGCGACGTTTTCTTCGTTAAAGTTGTCGACGTACTGGTTAAAGGCTTTGACCAGCTCTTCGTTGCTGATGGCATTGGGCGGGGTGTAGAGCCCGGTGCCGCTGATGACAATTTCGCTCACGCCTTTTCCTCTTGCTGCTCACTGGCGTTATCTAATAGCGGCCCAGTATAGCGGATCGCCGTTGTATCCCAAATCACTACCGTTTCGCCGATTTTATCCTGAATACACTGGCGGTTGTTGTCCCAAAGCACTTGCATAAACCCCAATAGCCCTGTGGCAAGGCCGGCGCCATAGCCGCCGTAGCGGCCAAAAGAGGCCCACAGGGTCAAGGGCTCGCCGTTAAGGCGCACGACCCTCAAGCCCAGCAGCTTTTTACCCGGGGTGCGGCCGCGCCACACGGCGGTAAAGAGGGTGAAATAGAGCGCGCCCCAACTGAGCCCGAGGCCAAGGTCGGCAATGATGCCCTTGGCCCAGCTCAGCAGCGAATAGCCGTAACTTTTGGGTTTGTCGGCTTGCTCATTTTCCTTGGCGGTTTGGGCAGCCTCAAGCTCTTCCTTGTGTTGCTGCTGGAGCGCTCTAGCGCCGTCCATGATTTGCGCTTTGTAGGCCGCCTTTTGCTCGGCCGTCAGAAAATCCATGTCGTCAAAGATGTTGTCGGCCAGCTCCTGGCGCGATTCCAGCTCACCGGGGAAGTTGGCATCGAGCACCGTTTTAAGGGCTGGCACTCTTTTATCGAGGCAAGCGGTGTCTTTACACAAGGCGGTGGCCACCCCCACGGCGCCTAGGGCGCCCACCGTCACCACCGAGTGCTCTTCAGTGCTGCTGCTCCCGCCTTTGCCTTTGACCCGGTCGCTGACGCTATCGGCCAGCACAATCACCACCACAAAGGCCACCAGCACCGCCAGAATACGCAGCCAACGCCGGGCCCAGGGGTGAATAACCTGGTCGTGGCGTTTGGCCAGCTGCCAGATGCCCACCGCCGCCACCAGCGCGACAAGCAGGCTTGAAACCTGGCTCAGCATGGCCACCAGCAGCAGGTCAACTGCCATGGCCATGGCCCGTCGCCAGGGCTTGCCAAGGGGGTGGCCCAAGAGGGTATCGTCTACCTTGAAGGCGAAAGGCGTAATAATGGCCCGGGTTTCCTTGCCTTCACGCCAGGCAGACAAGGCCGATTGGTAATCAGGATCGTGTTTATTCATCTATTTATATCCTTATAACCAGAAAATCCTTAACACCCGGTGGCGCTACCGCTACCTTGTGTCAAAACCCTCAGTGAGGCAGTTTTCGTTATGAGCCAAGTATTTAAAGACAATTCCCAGACCATTGGCAATTCCCCCCTGGTCAAACTGAACCGCGTAACCGGTGGCGAAGTCTACGCCAAGGTAGAATCTCGCAACCCCAGCTTCTCGGTCAAAGACCGGATCGGCGCCGCCATGATTGACGATGCCGAGCAAAAAGGCCTGCTGGGCCCGGGTAAAGAAATTATCGAGCCTACCTCCGGCAACACCGGCATTGCCCTGGCCTTCGTGGCCGCGGCCCGCGGTATTCCCATTACCCTGACCATGCCCGAGTCCATGAGCCTGGAGCGCCGTAAGCTGCTCAAGGCCCTGGGCGCCAAACTGGTGCTGACCGAAGCGGCCAAAGGCATGAAAGGCGCCATCGAAAAGGCCAACGCCATTCGTGACGCCGAGCCCAGCAAATATGTGCTGCTCCAGCAGTTCGAGAACCCGGCCAACCCCGCCATCCACGAAAAAACCACCGGCCCCGAGATTTGGGACGCCACCAACGGTGAAGTGGATGTGTTTATTGCCGGCGTCGGTACCGGCGGCACCCTCACCGGCGTGTCCCGCTACATTAAAAACGCCAAGGGCAAAGCCATTACGACGGTAGCTGTCGAGCCGACCGACTCCCCGGTTATCAGCCAAAAACTGGCCGGTGAAGAGCTCAAACCCGGCCCGCACAAAATTCAGGGCATCGGCGCTGGCTTTATCCCCGCCAACCTCGCTCTTGAGCTGATTGACCGGGTGGAGCAGGTCTCCAACGATGACGCCATGGCCATGGCCCATCGCCTGATGAAAGAAGAAGGCATCCTGGCCGGTATCTCTTCCGGCGCCGCTGTTGTGGCTGCCAAGCGCCTGGCCGAGAGCCCGGAGTTTGCCGGTAAGAAGATTGTGGTGATTTTGCCCTCTGCCGCCGAGCGTTACCTGACCTCGCCGCTGTTTGCCGATGTATTCACCGAGCAGGAACTGTCCCAGTAACTGCGCGTTGAAAGAAAAAGGCCCTTTGGGGCCTTTTTTATTGGCCAAGCAGCAGGCCGTAGTGCCAGTCGTCATGCCACTTACCGCGCAATAAAAAGTGCTCTTTAAGCACTCCTTCCCGCGCAAAGCCGTTTTTCTCCAAAAGCTTGGCTGATGGCTCATTGCCCGAAGTCACCACAGCGGTGAGCTTGTGAAAGCCTAGCTCTTTGGCAAGGGCGATAACCGCCTGGGTGGCCTCCTTGGCGTAGCCCTTACCCTGAAAGGCCGGCATAAACAAAAAGCCCAGCTCTGCCTGGCGGTGCGCCCAGGTGGCGCGAAAGCCGTGAATACCGATGGGCGCGCCACTTTCCTTTTCTCGTACCACCAGGCTCAGCCAGTGCTCGCTCTCTTTTTGCCAGGGGCGGCAGGCACTTTGGAACATGGCATCGATGTCGGCGTCGCTGCGGTTATCGGCAACAAAGG
This window encodes:
- a CDS encoding beta-ketoacyl-ACP synthase III, whose protein sequence is MSEIVISGTGLYTPPNAISNEELVKAFNQYVDNFNEENVAAIEAGQLQGLAHSSVEFINKASGIKSRYVVSKDGILDPEVMMPLIPERSNDQPSVMVEMAMHAADQALKAAGREPEEVDLIICAASNTQRAYPAMSVELQHFIGAKGFAFDMNVACSSATFGIATAAGLLRSGNAKVALVVNPEICSGHLNFRDRDSHFIFGDACTAIVLERSEDAVSAEQWAVVGEKLVTEFSNNIRNNFGFLNRTAPEYQFDRDKLFVQEGRKVFKEVVPMVSDLISGELARQDLTPNRLWLHQANINMNLFIARKVLGRDADEIEAPVILDEYANTSSAGSIIAFHKHRSDLGSGDVGIICSFGAGYSAGCITVRKK
- a CDS encoding RDD family protein, giving the protein MNKHDPDYQSALSAWREGKETRAIITPFAFKVDDTLLGHPLGKPWRRAMAMAVDLLLVAMLSQVSSLLVALVAAVGIWQLAKRHDQVIHPWARRWLRILAVLVAFVVVIVLADSVSDRVKGKGGSSSTEEHSVVTVGALGAVGVATALCKDTACLDKRVPALKTVLDANFPGELESRQELADNIFDDMDFLTAEQKAAYKAQIMDGARALQQQHKEELEAAQTAKENEQADKPKSYGYSLLSWAKGIIADLGLGLSWGALYFTLFTAVWRGRTPGKKLLGLRVVRLNGEPLTLWASFGRYGGYGAGLATGLLGFMQVLWDNNRQCIQDKIGETVVIWDTTAIRYTGPLLDNASEQQEEKA
- the cysK gene encoding cysteine synthase A, which codes for MSQVFKDNSQTIGNSPLVKLNRVTGGEVYAKVESRNPSFSVKDRIGAAMIDDAEQKGLLGPGKEIIEPTSGNTGIALAFVAAARGIPITLTMPESMSLERRKLLKALGAKLVLTEAAKGMKGAIEKANAIRDAEPSKYVLLQQFENPANPAIHEKTTGPEIWDATNGEVDVFIAGVGTGGTLTGVSRYIKNAKGKAITTVAVEPTDSPVISQKLAGEELKPGPHKIQGIGAGFIPANLALELIDRVEQVSNDDAMAMAHRLMKEEGILAGISSGAAVVAAKRLAESPEFAGKKIVVILPSAAERYLTSPLFADVFTEQELSQ
- a CDS encoding GNAT family N-acetyltransferase, giving the protein MHLETPRLTLSPLTAADRDFYFAIEREPSVMAFVADNRSDADIDAMFQSACRPWQKESEHWLSLVVREKESGAPIGIHGFRATWAHRQAELGFLFMPAFQGKGYAKEATQAVIALAKELGFHKLTAVVTSGNEPSAKLLEKNGFAREGVLKEHFLLRGKWHDDWHYGLLLGQ